A DNA window from Engraulis encrasicolus isolate BLACKSEA-1 chromosome 3, IST_EnEncr_1.0, whole genome shotgun sequence contains the following coding sequences:
- the LOC134443939 gene encoding C2 calcium-dependent domain-containing protein 4D yields MYACFNPLGLSHQVMMTMMMMKAWVRKTQERAEQILGKDVPASSACQQQPLLHGNILTPHNIPEFFLPPRLVRQTPNPSLPCTLTPTEVHSDPARSQSAAVQLCGEMKVNGYAEDNRWLGRKQPPQTQQQKGLRRPAHLSVESPARLYESPHTRRKESLFHSSSSRLRLEQQPTHTHTPGTPPPSQPSSSHTRRMLPPRSLTRSCPSLCGKSPLLQTVTIGDSGSESAPSTPPPAAAGAASSPTEPSSTPQDTPPTTHRHRHHPRPRPHHRSPSPSHLAPPLPFPLELLHCQERLHREHLLLLPTRGRLRLATERPGSNSSSSNSLSSPTHHHHHQQPPILLRVRVVSVEGVRDPCSTGGGGGGGSTAGGANANTSVDLRPFSCSLSLCLMPGKLQQQHSATIRHCREPIVFNEDFYFSQPEPGGLSHMQLQIKVKDKSGGLGRVSVLGVISKPLAELMAL; encoded by the exons aTGTATGCGTGTTTTAATCCTCTAGGCCTGAGCCACCaagtgatgatgacgatgatgatgatgaaggcctGGGTGCGAAAGACTCAGGAGCGCGCGGAGCAGATTCTGGGCAAAGACGTCCCTGCGTCCAGCGCCTGCCAACAACAGCCATTGTTGCATGGCAACATCCTGACACCCCATAATATCCCCGAGTTCTTCCTGCCGCCCCGGCTTGTTCGGCAAACTCCAAATCCATCTCTACCCTGCACACTAACGCCTACAGAGGTTCACAGTGACCCGGCGAGGAGCCAGAGTGCTGCAGTACAGCTGTGTGGGGAGATGAAGGTGAACGGATATGCAGAAGACAACAGGTGGTTGGGAAGGAAGCAGCCACCACAGACCCAG CAGCAGAAGGGGCTGAGGAGGCCAGCACACCTGTCGGTGGAGAGCCCAGCCCGCCTGTACGAGAGCCCCCACACGCGCAGGAAGGAGTCCCTGTTCCACTCGTCCAGCAGCCGACTCCGACTGGAGCAgcagcccacccacacacacaccccaggaaCGCCCCCGCCATCGcaaccatcatcatcacacacacgccgCATGCTCCCTCCGCGCTCCCTGACACGCTCCTGCCCCTCGCTCTGTGGCAAATCGCCGCTTTTGCAAACCGTTACCATCGGCGACTCTGGTTCCGAGTCCGCTCCATCCACGCCGCCGCCAGCTGCAGCAGGAGCAGCCTCGTCACCCACAGAACCATCATCCACCCCTCAAGACACGCCTCCCACCacccaccgacaccgacaccatccccgtccccgtccccaccACCGGAGCCCCTCTCCCAGCCACCTGGCCCCGCCGCTCCCCTTCCCCCTGGAGCTTCTCCACTGCCAGGAGCGTCTGCACCGCGAGCACCTCCTGCTTCTGCCCACCAGGGGGCGCCTGCGCCTGGCCACCGAGCGGcccggcagcaacagcagcagcagcaacagccttTCCTCTcccacccatcaccaccaccaccaacagcctCCCATCCTGCTGCGGGTGCGGGTGGTGTCGGTAGAAGGTGTCCGTGACCCGTGCAGcactggcggtggtggtggtggtggtagcactGCTGGTGGTGCTAATGCTAACACTAGCGTTGACCTTCGACCTTTCAGCTGCAGCCTGAGCCTGTGCCTGATGCCGGgcaagctgcagcagcagcatagCGCCACCATCAGGCACTGCAGGGAACCCATCGTCTTCAACGAGGACTTCTACTTCAGTCAGCCGGAG CCAGGGGGCCTGAGCCACATGCAGCTGCAGATCAAGGTAAAGGACAAGAGTGGAGGGCTGGGCAGGGTGAGTGTACTGGGGGTGATCAGCAAACCACTGGCAGAGCTGATGGCactataa